In a genomic window of Erigeron canadensis isolate Cc75 chromosome 5, C_canadensis_v1, whole genome shotgun sequence:
- the LOC122600892 gene encoding alkane hydroxylase MAH1-like, with protein sequence MASLYFYDILLLSIMLIISIITILLYRKRRLPVTNWPFFGMAPDLLLNAHRVHDYATLILKISDGTFMFKGPWFANMDMLGTCDPANIHHMLSKNFPNYPKGPEFRSMFDILGDGIFNSDHELWEIHRRTIMSLLKHPNIPTLLETNIRNKVENGLLPILDFVSSHNQEMDLQEIFQRFTFDAICVLLLNYDPKSLSLELPYIPCEKAFTDAEEALLWRHVLPEKVWKLQKRFGLGKEKNLSEAWKAFDEFIYKCLSRNEVVQEDSGLLTSLKRDYEGQSGTSGDARKFLKDTIFNLMIAGRDTTSTGLSWFFYLLTQNPSVEKKIQEEIKKVLAARSWKSLGLKELGGLVYLHGAICEALRLYPPVALERKSPAEADILPSGHVVDKHTRIILSFYSMGRQEAIWGEDCMEFKPERWFSQGGGIKHEPSYKFTAFHAGPRTCVGKEMGLIQMKMVAIAIICNYHVELVEGHQVCPSDSIILQMKYGLKVRLFPNNINQS encoded by the coding sequence ATGGCATCCTTATACTTCTATGATATACTTCTCCTTTCCATTATGTTGATAATATCCATTATTACCATACTTCTTTACCGGAAAAGGCGCCTTCCTGTTACAAATTGGCCATTTTTTGGCATGGCACCGGACCTCCTACTAAACGCGCATCGTGTCCATGATTATGCGACTCTTATCCTCAAAATTAGTGATGGTACCTTCATGTTTAAGGGCCCTTGGTTTGCCAATATGGATATGCTTGGCACTTGTGACCCAGCCAACATTCATCATATGCTAAGCAAAAACTTTCCAAACTATCCCAAGGGCCCCGAGTTTCGCAGCATGTTTGATATTCTTGGAGATGGCATTTTCAACTCTGATCATGAGTTATGGGAAATCCATAGGAGAACAATCATGTCTCTACTTAAACATCCCAACATTCCAACATTGCTTGAAACAAACATTAGGAACAAAGTCGAGAATGGACTTCTACCCATTCTGGATTTTGTTTCTTCACATAATCAAGAGATGGATTTGCAAGAAATATTTCAGAGGTTCACTTTTGATGCTATTTGTGTATTGCTATTGAATTACGACCCTAAAAGCTTGTCCCTTGAATTACCATACATTCCATGTGAGAAAGCTTTTACGGACGCTGAAGAAGCGCTCTTGTGGAGACATGTGTTGCCTGAAAAAGTTTGGAAGTTGCAAAAGAGATTTGGATTAGGGAAAGAGAAGAATTTGAGTGAAGCTTGGAAGGCTTttgatgaatttatatataaatgtttgtcTAGAAATGAAGTAGTACAAGAGGATTCAGGGTTGTTAACGTCATTGAAGAGAGATTATGAAGGACAAAGTGGTACTTCAGGAGATGCAAGAAAGTTCTTAAAAGATACCATATTTAATCTTATGATTGCAGGGAGAGACACTACTAGCACGGGTCTTTCTTGGTTTTTCTACCTACTTACCCAAAATCCAAGCGTAGAGAAGAAAATCCAAGAGGAGATTAAAAAAGTGTTGGCTGCTCGAAGCTGGAAAAGCTTGGGCCTAAAAGAATTAGGGGGGTTAGTTTACCTTCATGGAGCTATATGCGAAGCATTAAGATTGTATCCGCCTGTTGCTTTGGAGCGCAAGTCTCCAGCGGAGGCGGATATCTTGCCAAGTGGTCATGTTGTTGATAAGCATACAAGGATAATTCTATCTTTCTATTCCATGGGCAGACAAGAAGCAATATGGGGGGAGGATTGCATGGAATTTAAGCCAGAGAGATGGTTTTCGCAAGGAGGAGGGATAAAGCATGAACCATCTTACAAGTTCACCGCGTTTCATGCTGGGCCGAGGACATGTGTAGGTAAGGAAATGGGTTTGATTCAGATGAAAATGGTGGCGATTGCGATAATATGCAATTACCATGTTGAATTGGTGGAGGGTCATCAAGTTTGTCCAAGTGATTCTATCATACTCCAAATGAAGTATGGGTTGAAAGTGAGACTTTTCCCTAACAACATCAACCAATCTTAG